Proteins from a genomic interval of Pseudomonas asplenii:
- a CDS encoding methyl-accepting chemotaxis protein — protein MSAILSLLQSRLLRPVFVTLGIALLVQVLVAVALTRSTVTALEADLGSRLGADSQKLSGELEQAGKEVTSSLDSLSSNTRQRLTAGLSSRLKDEQAQLRTTLEKSLKDSANDMAQLLASVAPRAMWDSDIPTLSEFARRAQRNPNVLFVVYDDATGEHLTRYLNRENPINKALLEKGQGERALDKVLNAAKNDPSVYYLEASISPNGVEIGKVLMGVSTASVDLDLKALDQRFTALIASSDQLVGDSLKSAAADSSAAMRARLQSAQSTATQMQANTASTVQDAAQTLRWRIGLGLALVGLGVLLLLAVVLGRRVVSKLHLLIAALNDLAAGEGDLTKRVPIDSNDEIGHMASAVNRFVDKLQPIVREAGDVAQRTGVEIGAMSLRNAGADKAAELQRDEVEQSLRALERMADEAQAESQAMQAALQQVIGIRQATDENTRTSTQVGGLIEALAGQVDTGAKVIERLAQQSEQIEVVLTVIHGIAEQTNLLALNAAIEAARAGETGRGFAVVADEVRALASKTQSSTGDIQAHIGALQQGAREAVAAIGQAGRQASEGLAVLRNSVKLQQTVQASVEQVHAAIGLATQAAEHQAQGAHAVRGRVEVIHAQAERAAQAVVETTASGKVLDSLAAQLKASLGQFRA, from the coding sequence GTGTCGGCCATTCTCTCGCTGTTACAGAGCCGTTTGCTGCGGCCCGTGTTCGTTACCCTGGGTATCGCCCTTTTGGTGCAAGTGCTGGTGGCGGTTGCCCTGACTCGAAGCACTGTTACTGCGCTGGAGGCCGATCTTGGCAGTCGCCTGGGGGCTGACAGTCAGAAGCTCTCCGGCGAACTTGAGCAGGCCGGCAAGGAAGTGACGTCGAGTCTGGACAGTCTTTCTTCCAACACACGGCAGCGGCTGACGGCGGGGCTGTCTTCGCGCCTGAAGGATGAACAGGCGCAGTTGCGAACCACGCTGGAAAAGTCTTTGAAGGACTCGGCCAACGACATGGCGCAGCTACTGGCCTCGGTTGCCCCGCGCGCCATGTGGGACAGTGATATACCGACCCTCTCCGAATTCGCCCGGCGCGCCCAGCGCAATCCGAACGTGCTGTTTGTTGTCTATGACGATGCCACGGGCGAGCATCTGACTCGTTACCTGAATCGGGAAAACCCGATCAACAAGGCTCTGCTGGAAAAAGGCCAGGGTGAGCGGGCGCTGGACAAGGTGCTCAATGCGGCGAAGAACGATCCCTCGGTCTATTACCTTGAAGCCTCGATCAGCCCCAATGGTGTGGAGATCGGCAAGGTGCTGATGGGGGTGTCGACGGCTTCGGTGGACCTTGATCTGAAAGCCCTGGACCAGCGTTTCACTGCCCTGATCGCCAGCAGCGACCAGTTGGTCGGCGACAGTCTCAAGAGTGCGGCGGCCGACAGCTCGGCGGCGATGCGCGCGCGCCTGCAGTCGGCGCAGTCGACGGCTACGCAGATGCAGGCCAATACCGCCAGCACCGTCCAGGATGCGGCGCAGACACTGCGTTGGCGGATTGGGCTCGGGTTGGCGTTGGTGGGCCTGGGGGTATTGCTGCTGTTGGCCGTGGTGTTGGGGCGCAGGGTGGTCAGCAAGCTGCATCTGCTGATCGCGGCGCTCAATGATCTTGCGGCGGGTGAGGGGGATCTGACCAAGCGCGTGCCCATCGACAGCAATGACGAAATCGGTCACATGGCTTCAGCGGTCAACCGCTTTGTCGACAAGCTGCAACCCATCGTGCGCGAAGCGGGAGATGTGGCCCAGCGCACGGGGGTCGAGATTGGTGCGATGAGTCTGCGTAATGCGGGTGCCGACAAGGCGGCTGAATTGCAGCGTGACGAAGTGGAGCAGAGTCTGCGGGCGCTGGAGCGTATGGCTGATGAGGCGCAAGCGGAAAGTCAGGCGATGCAGGCGGCGCTTCAGCAGGTGATTGGTATCCGCCAGGCCACCGATGAAAACACCCGGACTTCGACCCAGGTCGGTGGTCTGATCGAGGCCCTGGCGGGGCAGGTCGATACCGGTGCCAAGGTGATCGAGCGTCTGGCTCAGCAAAGCGAGCAGATCGAGGTGGTGCTGACCGTTATCCATGGTATTGCCGAACAGACCAACCTGCTGGCCTTGAACGCAGCCATCGAGGCGGCGCGGGCCGGGGAGACCGGGCGTGGATTTGCGGTGGTGGCCGATGAAGTGCGGGCACTCGCCAGCAAGACCCAGAGTTCCACGGGAGATATCCAGGCGCATATCGGTGCTCTGCAACAGGGGGCTCGCGAAGCTGTTGCGGCGATTGGTCAGGCTGGGCGCCAGGCCAGCGAAGGGCTAGCCGTGTTGCGCAACAGCGTCAAGCTGCAGCAGACGGTACAGGCTTCGGTGGAGCAGGTGCATGCGGCCATTGGCCTGGCGACCCAGGCGGCTGAACATCAGGCGCAAGGTGCGCATGCGGTGCGTGGGCGGGTCGAGGTGATTCATGCCCAGGCTGAGCGTGCGGCGCAGGCAGTGGTGGAAACCACGGCTAGTGGCAAGGTGCTCGATAGTCTGGCTGCACAGCTCAAGGCGAGTTTGGGGCAGTTCCGGGCCTGA
- a CDS encoding ATP phosphoribosyltransferase regulatory subunit, translating into MATVDRWLLPDGIEEVLPPEAARIEVARRQVLDLFQSWGYEFVVTPHIEYLESLLTGAGQDLDLRTFKVIDPQSGRQMGFRADITPQVARIDAHTLRREGPNRLCYAGSVLHAQPRALSTSRSPIQLGAELYGDASPSSDVEVISLMLAMLQLADVPDVHMDLGHVGIYRGLARAAGLSGEVEQQLFDALQRKAIDEVIELTEGLPADLAAMLRALVDLCGGREVLAAARVRLAGAPAPVIAALDDLLAIAERLSVRFPELPLYFDLGELRGYHYHTGVVFAVFVPGVGQAIAQGGRYDDIGADFGRARPATGFSTDLKTLVTLGRAEVELPSGGIWMPDSADAALWQTVCQLRGEGRRVVQALPGQPLAAAREADCDRQLMLQNGLWQVLPLVP; encoded by the coding sequence ATGGCAACGGTAGACCGCTGGCTCTTGCCAGATGGCATCGAAGAAGTACTGCCGCCTGAAGCGGCGCGCATCGAAGTGGCGCGTCGCCAGGTGTTGGATCTGTTCCAGAGCTGGGGCTATGAGTTCGTTGTCACCCCGCATATCGAGTACCTGGAGTCCTTGCTGACCGGCGCCGGTCAGGATCTGGACCTGCGTACCTTCAAGGTTATCGACCCGCAGTCGGGGCGGCAGATGGGCTTTCGGGCTGATATCACGCCGCAGGTGGCGCGTATCGACGCCCACACCTTGCGTCGTGAAGGGCCGAACCGCTTGTGCTACGCCGGCAGTGTGTTGCATGCCCAGCCTCGGGCGTTGTCGACTTCGCGCAGCCCGATCCAGTTGGGTGCCGAGTTGTATGGCGATGCCAGTCCGAGCAGTGACGTCGAGGTCATCAGTCTGATGCTGGCGATGCTGCAACTGGCCGACGTGCCGGACGTGCACATGGACCTCGGGCATGTCGGTATCTACCGTGGTCTGGCTCGTGCAGCCGGTTTGTCCGGCGAGGTCGAGCAACAGTTGTTCGATGCTCTGCAGCGCAAGGCCATCGATGAGGTCATCGAGCTTACCGAAGGACTGCCGGCTGATCTGGCGGCGATGTTGCGTGCGCTGGTCGACCTGTGCGGTGGGCGTGAAGTGCTGGCAGCGGCGCGCGTGCGTCTGGCTGGCGCTCCGGCGCCGGTCATCGCCGCGCTCGACGATCTGCTGGCTATCGCCGAGCGATTGTCCGTGCGCTTCCCGGAACTGCCCCTGTATTTTGATCTGGGTGAGCTGCGTGGCTACCACTACCACACCGGTGTGGTGTTTGCGGTGTTTGTCCCGGGTGTCGGGCAGGCTATCGCCCAGGGCGGTCGTTATGACGATATCGGCGCAGACTTCGGTCGTGCCCGTCCGGCGACTGGCTTTTCCACCGATTTGAAAACCCTGGTGACCCTGGGGCGTGCTGAAGTCGAGCTACCGTCTGGCGGTATCTGGATGCCTGACAGTGCGGATGCGGCTCTCTGGCAGACGGTCTGTCAGTTGCGCGGCGAGGGTCGGCGTGTCGTTCAGGCGCTGCCTGGGCAACCTTTGGCCGCTGCCCGCGAAGCGGACTGCGACCGGCAATTGATGCTGCAGAACGGGCTTTGGCAAGTATTGCCGCTGGTTCCTTAA
- a CDS encoding adenylosuccinate synthase, translating to MGKNVVVLGTQWGDEGKGKIVDLLTEHAAAVVRYQGGHNAGHTLVIDGEKTVLHLIPSGVLREGVQCLIGNGVVVAPDALLREITKLEEKGVPVRERLRISPSCPLILSYHVALDQAREKARGEQKIGTTGRGIGPAYEDKVARRGLRIGDLFHRERFAAKLGELLDYHNFVLVNYYKEPAIDFQKTLDECMEYAELLKPMMLDVTAELHNLRRAGKDIMFEGAQGSLLDIDHGTYPYVTSSNTTAGGIATGSGVGPMYLDYILGITKAYTTRVGSGPFPTELFDDVGAFLAKRGHEFGATTGRARRCGWFDAVILRRAIDVNSISGLCLTKLDVLDGLETINICVGYKNENGAVIDAPTDADSYIGLEPVYEQMPGWSESTLGAKTLEELPAAARAYIKRIEELVGAPIDIISTGPDRNETIVLRHPFA from the coding sequence ATGGGTAAGAATGTCGTAGTCCTGGGCACCCAGTGGGGTGATGAGGGCAAAGGCAAGATCGTTGATCTGCTGACCGAACATGCTGCCGCCGTAGTGCGCTACCAGGGTGGCCACAACGCAGGCCACACGCTGGTGATCGACGGCGAGAAAACCGTCCTGCACCTGATTCCGTCGGGCGTACTGCGCGAAGGCGTACAGTGCCTGATCGGCAACGGCGTGGTGGTTGCACCGGACGCCCTGCTGCGTGAAATCACCAAGCTGGAAGAGAAAGGCGTACCGGTGCGCGAGCGCCTGCGTATCAGCCCGTCCTGCCCGCTGATCCTGTCGTATCACGTAGCCCTGGACCAGGCGCGCGAAAAAGCCCGTGGCGAGCAGAAGATCGGTACCACCGGTCGTGGTATCGGCCCGGCCTACGAAGACAAGGTTGCCCGTCGTGGCCTGCGTATCGGTGACCTGTTCCATCGCGAGCGTTTTGCCGCGAAGCTGGGCGAGTTGCTGGACTACCACAACTTCGTGCTGGTCAATTACTACAAAGAGCCGGCCATCGACTTCCAGAAGACACTCGACGAGTGCATGGAATACGCCGAACTGCTCAAGCCGATGATGCTCGACGTCACCGCCGAACTGCACAACCTGCGTCGTGCTGGCAAGGACATCATGTTCGAAGGCGCCCAGGGTTCGCTGCTGGACATCGACCACGGTACCTACCCGTACGTCACCAGCTCCAACACGACTGCTGGCGGTATTGCCACGGGTTCGGGCGTGGGTCCGATGTACCTGGACTACATCCTGGGTATCACCAAGGCCTACACCACTCGCGTTGGTTCCGGTCCGTTCCCTACCGAGCTGTTCGATGACGTCGGTGCGTTCCTGGCCAAGCGTGGCCATGAATTCGGTGCGACCACCGGTCGTGCCCGTCGTTGCGGCTGGTTCGATGCCGTCATCCTGCGTCGCGCCATCGACGTCAACAGCATTTCGGGCCTGTGCCTGACCAAGCTGGACGTTCTGGACGGTCTGGAAACCATCAACATCTGCGTCGGCTACAAGAACGAAAACGGTGCGGTCATCGATGCGCCGACCGATGCCGACAGCTACATCGGTCTGGAGCCGGTGTACGAGCAGATGCCGGGCTGGAGCGAGTCGACCCTGGGTGCCAAGACCCTGGAAGAGCTGCCGGCGGCTGCCCGTGCCTACATCAAGCGTATCGAAGAGCTGGTCGGCGCGCCGATCGACATTATTTCGACAGGTCCGGATCGCAACGAAACCATCGTCCTGCGTCATCCATTCGCCTGA